One region of Salinirubrum litoreum genomic DNA includes:
- a CDS encoding DUF2237 family protein, with translation MSRDETNVYGDPLALCGDDPTTGYLRDGHCRHLRRDPGRHEVCAVLTDEFLQYSKAQGNDLVTPRPEFDFPGLESGDRWCLCVPRWVEAHEADSAPPVVLAATSEAVLDDVSLATLEAYAYEE, from the coding sequence ATGTCACGCGACGAGACGAACGTCTACGGCGACCCCCTCGCACTCTGCGGCGACGACCCGACGACCGGCTACCTCCGGGACGGACACTGCCGGCATCTGCGCCGGGACCCCGGCAGACACGAGGTCTGTGCGGTCCTGACCGACGAGTTCTTGCAGTACAGCAAAGCGCAGGGCAACGACCTCGTGACACCCCGCCCCGAGTTCGACTTCCCCGGATTGGAGTCGGGCGACCGCTGGTGTCTCTGCGTCCCGCGCTGGGTGGAGGCCCACGAAGCCGACTCTGCGCCGCCGGTGGTGCTAGCGGCGACCAGCGAGGCAGTGCTGGACGACGTGTCGCTGGCGACGCTGGAAGCGTACGCGTACGAGGAGTGA
- a CDS encoding Imm49 family immunity protein, producing MTFTDETLRDHLERSEAEVRRMGRLWNEDKVPVDGVPGFAYSAAKAYEQLACTAALLGAVSQSRRWFGTAASLHYERVVSGRLRRDSRERMVWEAEPRKLSEALTTALLSRDEKLSTGIARDAVALDEAYLDEFADEYPDSVASYYQTRVKAALVLDDERASEWLSKLVETVETLSDPSRYWQVIPEFYRALDGGDEEAAESAIGELLEFYVERDTDPDEPRKYVLRSLCALVLLARRHDVHVAVDSARVPKYLVQEAVPDDDRRLDVDVSDVTATSRVGFFDLERDEDGIPVIVARMYQSGRGDITADDVPEREAGRILSDDWIEAALDEARWRDHYDDSVVEDAATAYRDGSLLRKLVVVQDRTDGGTFDDTLSALPVDTIQLLKGAGRR from the coding sequence ATGACCTTCACAGACGAGACGCTCAGAGACCACCTCGAACGGAGTGAAGCGGAGGTCCGCCGGATGGGCCGACTCTGGAACGAGGACAAGGTGCCGGTCGACGGCGTCCCCGGATTCGCGTACAGCGCCGCCAAGGCCTACGAGCAGTTGGCCTGTACTGCGGCGCTTCTCGGAGCGGTGAGTCAGTCTCGTCGATGGTTCGGAACCGCCGCGTCCCTCCACTACGAGAGAGTGGTGTCGGGGCGACTCAGACGCGACAGCCGGGAGCGAATGGTCTGGGAAGCCGAGCCACGAAAACTCTCCGAGGCGCTGACGACGGCGCTGTTGAGTCGAGACGAGAAGCTATCGACCGGGATCGCACGTGACGCCGTGGCGTTGGACGAAGCGTACCTCGACGAGTTCGCCGACGAGTATCCGGACTCCGTCGCCAGTTACTATCAGACCCGAGTCAAGGCCGCTCTCGTGCTGGACGACGAACGTGCATCCGAGTGGCTCTCGAAGCTTGTGGAGACCGTCGAGACACTGAGCGATCCGAGTCGGTACTGGCAGGTGATCCCGGAGTTCTACCGGGCGCTCGACGGTGGCGACGAAGAGGCCGCAGAGTCGGCCATCGGAGAACTGCTCGAATTCTACGTCGAGCGCGACACAGACCCGGACGAGCCCCGGAAGTACGTACTTCGGTCGCTCTGTGCGCTCGTACTTCTCGCTCGACGACACGACGTACACGTGGCGGTCGACTCCGCGCGAGTCCCGAAATACCTCGTACAAGAAGCGGTTCCCGACGACGACCGCCGACTCGACGTAGACGTGAGTGACGTGACGGCTACCAGCCGAGTCGGCTTCTTCGACCTCGAACGCGACGAGGACGGAATACCGGTCATCGTCGCTCGGATGTACCAGTCCGGTCGCGGAGATATCACGGCCGACGACGTGCCCGAGCGCGAGGCAGGACGAATCTTGTCGGACGATTGGATAGAAGCCGCATTGGACGAAGCTCGATGGCGTGACCACTACGACGACAGCGTCGTCGAAGACGCCGCCACGGCGTATCGAGACGGCTCGCTACTCAGAAAACTCGTCGTCGTGCAAGACCGAACCGACGGTGGAACGTTCGACGACACGCTATCGGCACTCCCGGTGGACACGATTCAGCTACTCAAAGGAGCAGGGCGGCGGTAG
- a CDS encoding VWA domain-containing protein — MPNRGTKLIALALAVLMVSGTVAPVVALGNHDDEAGNAPGVPSVSADVSSTDARLAAARALNETTFPNETRKAELESTLQSTFAGYLDDNRTREPSFDADKRVAAGSTSEAGEVGAQLAVSDRALAATAIADAERAARLADERGIEYDREAVEAALTRADRRLEQGDKLREQSSPAAIAQYATAWREAQTALDVVDAATDPQVTITSRPDPRHEGTISYVVRGTVFDVRPYELDNATVSVNGETRATVPLTGNTTASETTFRTAVNVTADLNRINVTVVDPGTQYSTFVGDDESTESDESGDLSSSAGPGNGNGPPGEGPGNGNGPPGEGPGNGNGPPGEGDDDENDEDDEQDEEDDGEDDEEDDGDEEDDGESVDTGGDPEVGFDLLRLDGDGLPGVYEQSVTETDPLDPDSDSNRTATDEADDGVRDGREDFDNDTLPTYGEYVYGTDSFTADTDGDGLSDAFETAFSAVNATDADTDDDGTLDGAEDPDGDGLSNSREAELGTEPTVPDTDLDMLSDGEEVDEYGTNVTNPDTDGDGLLDGEEVRLGSDPLDPDSDGDGVPDGEETFTSTTANESLGTTVSLDGQGAVAAGVTIERDDRTRFDAGSVQNASVSPLVSLDSSREFESANVTIEYDAGRVDNESNLRMFTYNRSAQTFVPVESTVDPESNTVTGTTPHFSTFVVFDVANWGSLFSADLPSNRGSGNATQQFVDVVFTIDSSGSMGGNDPNGFRKTASKRFVGALIEGDRAGVVDFDSNAFVSQSLTTDFDAVNRSVDRLDASGGTDIGDGIDAANREFDRNSNDSRAKIEVLLTDGRAARAPARRAAERAADRNITIYTIGFGAPDDVLLRDIAQITGGEYNRVDDASDLPQVFSRVANNTTGIQDSDGDGLSDNLERAGIRTGIGETLKTDPYDADTDGDGIPDGQEVGDPLETRYGEYYALNSDPTEVDSDDDGLSDAEELTESSQVTVATSPDAARQALNAESPDEIGDALTEYNVSTDPLSADTDEDGLDDGAERRNATDPTSADTDGDGISDAREIDIGTDPTLHDYQGPDVEVIRANFYKPAFSFDTTYYLLWSVSDASGVASTALVKAGTERFSTTADGADAVSVSWRFSTGAGETILDSFTGTSVTVTAEDVHGNLKETVGLERANFFGNLAGRLGSDTIFTSAIAANLGSLSGFSASLGAVATNVIDLIQQVLDDPLFFVDTIQQLLALVNDLSPQLVERIVNAAIDSFQSKMERNNPYDRGAALYDDFRASWYAGYAMGFVAKALVGASAAKAIKSTRTVQRISDSIRSTRVGSVLTKIDDLGDAAKTRVATTIVRSADDVPGSYLGEASNVGQVYRLWRTTRGADADIGELSDLEQRRLARAVAQGGSDTASAVRRLDQATLDDLTNFDIDVRTRSVLALRYAELDADRRAQLSQVLDGDPDAAVSAARLDDDGLRDALDYSCGLTVTGVGAGAGVTPDRQFSLSTSTIQQCSVQTDLDAPMWRVDSDVRSSLAERLDTDEFGRLVQSNVPETGLKAIDDLDTVSAVRRVDGEVKIDGEKYGIETELGYPDDTERFYLDNSDAVDSVEELRDLSSQQIGSDVVEADIAPKLVERRGWDVLYADEKGGTDPGIDLIARDNDGNIVVTEVKFTRKSDTPGKGLLGSTRELDSGEDARQMTNDWIDDAFNDEIADGEFDGYDEVRTAIQTDSYRKEVIVVQDGRTTKTLTRGLNDYGIDRVSIIRTGEVTK; from the coding sequence GAACGAGACGCGGAAGGCCGAACTGGAATCGACGCTGCAATCGACGTTCGCCGGCTATCTCGACGACAACCGGACGCGCGAGCCGTCGTTCGACGCCGACAAGCGGGTCGCGGCCGGGAGCACGTCCGAGGCGGGCGAGGTCGGCGCACAGCTCGCGGTGTCGGACCGGGCGCTGGCGGCGACGGCAATCGCGGACGCCGAGCGTGCCGCCCGACTCGCCGACGAACGCGGGATCGAGTACGACCGCGAGGCGGTCGAAGCCGCACTCACTCGCGCCGACCGGCGACTCGAGCAGGGTGACAAACTGCGCGAGCAGTCGAGTCCGGCCGCCATCGCGCAGTACGCGACCGCGTGGCGCGAGGCACAGACCGCACTCGACGTGGTCGACGCCGCCACCGACCCGCAGGTGACGATCACGAGTCGCCCCGATCCGCGACACGAGGGAACGATCAGCTACGTCGTTCGTGGCACGGTGTTCGACGTTCGGCCCTACGAACTGGACAACGCCACCGTCTCGGTCAACGGCGAGACGCGGGCGACGGTCCCCCTGACGGGCAACACGACCGCGAGCGAGACGACGTTCCGGACGGCGGTGAACGTCACCGCCGATCTGAACCGGATCAATGTCACCGTGGTCGATCCCGGCACGCAGTACAGCACGTTCGTCGGTGACGACGAATCCACCGAGTCGGACGAGTCCGGCGACCTGTCGAGCAGTGCCGGTCCCGGAAACGGGAACGGCCCACCGGGTGAGGGTCCCGGAAACGGGAACGGCCCACCGGGTGAGGGTCCCGGAAACGGGAACGGCCCACCGGGTGAGGGTGACGACGACGAAAACGACGAAGACGACGAGCAGGACGAGGAAGACGACGGTGAGGACGACGAAGAAGACGACGGTGACGAGGAGGACGACGGCGAGTCGGTAGACACCGGCGGCGACCCGGAGGTCGGCTTCGACCTGCTCCGACTCGACGGCGACGGTCTGCCGGGCGTCTACGAGCAGTCGGTCACCGAGACCGACCCGCTCGACCCGGACAGCGACTCGAACCGCACCGCCACGGACGAAGCCGACGACGGCGTCCGTGACGGCCGCGAGGACTTCGACAACGACACGCTCCCGACCTACGGCGAGTACGTCTACGGCACCGACTCCTTCACGGCCGACACCGACGGCGACGGGCTCTCCGACGCCTTCGAGACCGCCTTCTCCGCGGTGAACGCGACCGACGCCGACACCGACGACGACGGCACCCTCGACGGGGCCGAAGACCCCGACGGCGACGGACTGTCGAACAGCCGCGAGGCCGAGTTGGGCACCGAACCGACCGTGCCGGACACCGACCTCGACATGCTGTCGGACGGCGAGGAGGTCGACGAGTACGGGACGAACGTCACGAACCCGGACACCGACGGCGACGGACTCCTCGACGGCGAGGAGGTGCGCCTCGGCAGTGACCCACTCGACCCCGACAGCGACGGCGACGGGGTGCCGGACGGCGAGGAGACGTTCACCTCCACGACCGCAAACGAGTCGCTCGGCACCACCGTCTCGCTCGACGGACAGGGCGCGGTCGCGGCCGGCGTCACCATCGAGCGTGACGACCGGACGCGCTTCGACGCGGGAAGCGTGCAGAACGCGAGCGTCTCGCCGCTGGTCTCACTGGACTCGAGCCGCGAGTTCGAGTCGGCGAACGTCACCATCGAGTACGACGCCGGGCGGGTCGACAACGAGTCGAACCTCCGGATGTTCACCTACAACCGGTCGGCACAGACGTTCGTGCCGGTCGAGTCGACGGTCGATCCCGAGTCGAACACGGTGACGGGGACGACCCCGCACTTCTCGACGTTCGTCGTGTTCGACGTGGCGAACTGGGGATCGCTGTTCAGCGCCGACCTGCCGAGCAACCGTGGGAGCGGCAACGCGACCCAGCAGTTCGTGGACGTCGTCTTCACCATCGACTCCTCGGGGTCGATGGGCGGCAACGACCCGAACGGCTTCCGGAAGACCGCCTCGAAGCGGTTCGTCGGCGCACTGATCGAGGGTGACCGCGCCGGCGTGGTCGACTTCGACTCGAACGCCTTCGTCAGCCAGTCGCTGACGACGGACTTCGACGCGGTCAACCGCAGTGTGGACCGCCTCGACGCCTCCGGCGGCACCGACATCGGCGACGGCATCGACGCCGCCAACCGCGAGTTCGACCGCAACAGCAACGACTCGCGGGCGAAGATCGAGGTGCTCCTGACCGACGGCCGGGCCGCGAGAGCGCCCGCGAGACGGGCCGCAGAACGCGCCGCAGACCGTAACATCACGATCTACACGATCGGCTTCGGCGCGCCGGACGACGTGCTCCTCCGGGACATCGCACAGATCACCGGCGGCGAGTACAACCGCGTGGACGACGCGAGCGACCTCCCGCAGGTGTTCTCACGTGTCGCCAACAACACGACCGGCATTCAGGACTCCGACGGTGACGGACTCTCGGACAACCTCGAACGCGCCGGCATCCGCACCGGGATCGGCGAGACGCTGAAAACCGACCCCTACGACGCGGACACCGACGGTGACGGCATCCCCGACGGACAGGAGGTCGGCGACCCGCTGGAGACGCGCTACGGCGAGTACTACGCCCTGAACTCCGATCCGACCGAGGTCGACTCGGACGACGACGGTCTCTCGGACGCCGAGGAACTCACCGAGTCCTCACAGGTCACTGTCGCCACGAGTCCCGACGCCGCGCGACAGGCACTGAACGCCGAGTCACCGGACGAGATCGGTGACGCGCTGACCGAGTACAACGTCTCGACCGATCCGCTCTCAGCCGACACCGACGAGGACGGACTGGACGACGGCGCGGAGCGACGGAACGCGACCGACCCGACGAGCGCCGACACCGACGGCGACGGGATCAGCGACGCTCGTGAGATCGACATCGGGACCGACCCGACGCTCCACGACTATCAGGGACCGGACGTCGAGGTGATCCGGGCGAACTTCTACAAGCCCGCGTTCAGCTTCGACACGACCTACTACCTGCTGTGGTCGGTGAGTGACGCTTCGGGCGTCGCCAGCACCGCGCTGGTGAAGGCCGGCACGGAGCGGTTTAGCACCACCGCAGACGGTGCCGACGCCGTCAGCGTCAGTTGGCGCTTCTCGACCGGGGCCGGCGAGACCATCCTCGACAGTTTCACCGGGACCTCGGTGACGGTCACGGCCGAAGACGTCCACGGCAACCTGAAGGAGACGGTCGGCCTCGAACGGGCCAACTTCTTCGGCAACCTCGCCGGGCGACTCGGCTCTGACACCATCTTCACGTCGGCCATCGCCGCGAACCTCGGCTCGTTGTCCGGCTTCTCTGCGAGTCTCGGCGCGGTGGCGACGAACGTGATCGACCTGATCCAGCAGGTGCTGGACGATCCGTTGTTCTTCGTGGACACGATCCAGCAACTGCTGGCGCTGGTGAACGACCTCAGCCCGCAGTTGGTCGAACGCATCGTCAACGCCGCCATCGACTCGTTCCAGTCGAAGATGGAGCGGAACAACCCCTACGATCGGGGGGCGGCGCTGTACGACGACTTCCGGGCGAGTTGGTACGCCGGCTACGCGATGGGCTTCGTGGCGAAGGCGCTCGTCGGTGCCTCGGCCGCGAAGGCGATCAAGAGCACCCGGACGGTCCAGCGCATCAGCGACTCGATCCGGAGTACGCGAGTCGGCTCGGTGCTGACGAAGATCGACGATCTGGGTGACGCCGCGAAGACGCGCGTTGCGACGACTATCGTGCGGAGTGCGGACGACGTGCCGGGGAGTTACCTCGGCGAAGCGAGCAATGTCGGCCAAGTCTACCGGCTGTGGCGGACGACCCGGGGTGCCGACGCAGACATCGGTGAGCTGTCTGACCTCGAGCAACGACGCCTCGCGAGAGCGGTCGCACAGGGCGGCTCCGACACCGCGAGTGCGGTTCGGCGATTAGATCAGGCGACGCTCGATGATCTGACGAACTTCGATATCGACGTTCGGACTCGCTCTGTACTCGCACTCCGGTACGCCGAACTGGACGCCGACAGGCGTGCGCAACTCAGTCAAGTTCTCGACGGTGACCCGGACGCGGCCGTGAGCGCGGCGAGACTCGACGACGATGGGCTTCGAGACGCACTGGACTACAGTTGTGGTCTCACGGTGACTGGCGTCGGTGCCGGAGCGGGAGTCACACCGGATCGGCAGTTCTCGCTCTCGACATCGACTATCCAGCAGTGTAGCGTCCAGACCGATCTCGACGCGCCCATGTGGCGCGTCGATTCGGACGTTCGATCCAGCCTCGCGGAGCGCCTCGACACCGACGAATTCGGCCGGCTGGTCCAGAGTAACGTCCCCGAAACGGGACTCAAAGCTATCGATGATCTCGACACCGTCTCGGCGGTCAGGCGTGTCGACGGCGAGGTAAAAATCGACGGTGAAAAGTACGGTATCGAGACGGAACTCGGCTACCCGGACGACACCGAACGATTCTATCTCGACAACAGTGATGCGGTAGACTCCGTCGAGGAGCTTCGTGACCTCTCCAGTCAACAGATCGGCTCGGACGTTGTCGAGGCAGACATCGCTCCCAAACTCGTCGAACGTCGCGGCTGGGATGTACTCTACGCCGACGAGAAAGGCGGTACCGATCCCGGCATCGACCTCATTGCCAGGGACAACGACGGTAACATCGTCGTGACAGAGGTGAAGTTCACGAGAAAGTCCGACACTCCGGGGAAGGGACTTCTCGGGTCGACTCGTGAACTCGACAGTGGAGAAGACGCTCGCCAGATGACCAACGACTGGATCGACGACGCGTTCAACGACGAAATCGCGGACGGCGAGTTCGATGGCTACGACGAGGTCAGAACAGCCATTCAGACCGATAGCTACCGGAAAGAGGTCATCGTCGTGCAGGACGGACGCACCACCAAGACGCTGACTCGTGGACTCAACGACTACGGTATCGATAGAGTGAGTATCATCCGAACGGGTGAAGTAACCAAATGA